The following coding sequences lie in one Rutidosis leptorrhynchoides isolate AG116_Rl617_1_P2 chromosome 4, CSIRO_AGI_Rlap_v1, whole genome shotgun sequence genomic window:
- the LOC139841264 gene encoding uncharacterized protein: MCNNLIPQKIGIFIWRALLRRIPVRVELNKRGIDLASLRCPVCDDDIETVDHILLNCSFAKDIWDRLYRWWNMGNLMHTNLEDLFKGINKATSSSSSKLWQAVVWICGYLIWQNKNSTIFRNYKGNGPVLLNEIQIKAYEWISKRSNKFKLDWNQWLINPSSFDDHG, encoded by the coding sequence ATGTGCAACAACTTGATACCACAAAAAATAGGTATCTTTATTTGGCGAGCATTGTTAAGAAGGATCCCCGTTCGTGTGGAGCTCAATAAGAGAGGCATTGATCTAGCCTCGTTAAGATGCCCCGTTTGTGATGACGACATTGAAACAGTTGACCATATTCTTCTAAATTGCTCATTTGCAAAGGACATTTGGGATCGACTCTATCGATGGTGGAACATGGGTAATTTGATGCACACAAATTTGGAAGATCTTTTTAAGGGCATAAACAAAGCGACTTCATCCTCATCTTCAAAGCTTTGGCAAGCCGTCGTATGGATTTGCGGGTATTTGATATGGCAAAATAAGAACTCAACAATATTTCGAAATTACAAAGGAAATGGTCCGGTGCTTCTCAATGAGATTCAAATCAAAGCATATGAATGGATATCAAAACGCTCGAATAAGTTCAAGCTAGATTGGAATCAATGGCTCATAAACCCCTCTTCTTTCGATGATCACGGCTAA